A region from the Wansuia hejianensis genome encodes:
- a CDS encoding TnpV protein — protein MAKSLFEELGGKYERQGDYLIPCLTVPAEEEQAIGIWGQRHLDYLKQYRKVTYTNLLTSGRLNAYLADINRQAQERFERLIEGMKQAQGITEQLKAENALEWTGCLNNIRACAREIVEKEIIFA, from the coding sequence ATGGCAAAATCATTATTTGAGGAACTGGGCGGCAAATACGAAAGGCAAGGGGATTATTTGATACCGTGCTTAACTGTACCCGCCGAAGAAGAACAGGCAATAGGCATCTGGGGGCAACGGCATTTAGATTATCTAAAACAGTACCGTAAAGTTACATACACCAATCTTCTTACAAGCGGCAGGCTAAACGCCTACCTTGCCGACATCAACAGACAGGCACAGGAACGCTTTGAAAGGCTCATAGAGGGTATGAAACAGGCACAGGGCATAACGGAACAGCTAAAGGCAGAAAACGCCTTAGAATGGACAGGATGCCTCAATAACATAAGGGCTTGTGCGAGGGAGATTGTGGAAAAGGAAATTATTTTTGCATAA